The DNA window TGGATAAACAACAAGCCTATCTGGCAAAACAGCCAACTTCTCCCGCAAAGACCGCATAATCTCCTTACCAGAACCGCCAGGCAAATCCACACGGCCAATCGAACCCGCAAACAATGTATCACCAGTAAAAACACAATCCTCACCAACAAGCGAAATGCTTCCGAAACTATGCCCCGGCGTATGCAAAACCCGCAAAACAACCTCCCCAAACCTAACCACATCACCATCATCTAAAAAGCCATCAGCAGCAGGCGACGAAACGTGAAATCCAAATAATGCAGTTAATTCTTTTCCCCCCTTACCCAACATATCCGCATCCAGTTTATGAATCAAAATAGGCGCACCAGTCACACTCTTGACAATACCATTACCACAGGTATGATCAGGATGCCCATGTGTATCAACAATGAACTTAACCTCCAATACATTTTCTTTTAAAACATCTAAAACCTTTCCAGCTTCGCTTTGACGATTAAAACCCGGATCAATCACTATCGCCTCTCTAGTCTTGCTGCACCAAGCCACATAGCAATTCGTAAACAACGAACCCACAGTCAACATCTTCAAATTCATCTGAAACCTTCCAACAACCAAAACGTAGTTTAGCTTTTAAGAATTTACCTCTGTGAAAAAGGGAGAAGGTAACCAGATTCGGATTCCGAGTCATCGATAAATGATTAATATGAAAAACTCAGTCTTTACAAGTGAGGTAAGATAGAATGGCTAAAAAGATAGTTATTAAAGCTTTGCTTGTTCATGAATCTATTAGTGAAAAACCAGAGAAAATCAAGAGAGACATCTTGGAAGAGTTATCTGAAGAATGCCAAACAATTCCATGATGCAAAAGGATCGAGAAAGTTGAAGTCACTGACCTCTAGAGAAAGGCCTCGAAGACACAGAATAAGAAGTTATATTGAGAGAGCGTTGTTAGACATTTTTTAGTAGTTCCAATTCTGAACATGAATACCGCCAAAGGAAAACCAATGCTTAAATTCCGTAATCGTCTAATACTCTAAAACAACAGAGTGGTCGACATCCATGAGCAAACCACCCTCTCCCTCTCCGGAACCGCCAACAGATTCCACCCTTGTTTATCAGTTTGACCAAGTTCAACCCTTAGTTTCTGCGGAGTTTGATGTAGAAGAGGCTTTGATAGATCATGGTGTCCCAACATTTTACTTGAGACTAAAACCAGACTCGAAACAAGCTTTTACTAGGCTCGTTAGAAGTTTGACTAATATAGGCTTTACACTTGTGCTAAGAGAGAAAAATGGAAGAAACGTGTTGAAGGTCGCGCCAAAACCGAAGACAAAGCCAAGCCGCCCAATAATCAATGTGGTACTCCTTTTACTAACCATTGTTACAGTTTTCACAACTGGTTATGTTCTCTCTCTTGATCTTGTCGAATATGGATTAGATCCGTGGATGGGAGCTGCTAGTTTCACGTTAGCATTGTTGGGAATATTGGGAGTTCATGAGATGAGTCACAAATTCGCCGCAAACCACCATGACATGGAGGCAACAATGCCATACTTCATTCCAGGGCCGCCTCCAATACCTGGGTTTTTATTAGGGATCGGGACGTTCGGTGCGGTTATTGTACAGAAAGAGACGGCGCCAAATAAAGATGCTTTGTTTGACATAGGTGCTAGCGGACCAATCGCTGGATTTATCGTGACAGTTTTTGTTTCTGCTATTGGCCTTGCAATGTCCCCTATAGAGCTTCTGACTGAGCCTCTGCCAGGAGGGCTTCCTATATCACCGCTCTTTTTGCTTCTTATGAATGTTATAGTAAAATCTCCGGGTCCAGGCAACTATGTTGTTTATTTGCACCCTGTGGCTTTTGCAGGTTGGATAGGAATGTTCATCACTTTGCTCAATTTGCTGCCTACTGGGATGCTTGATGGAGGTCACACCTTAAGAAGCATCATTAACAACGACTTTGCCCGCACCATTTTTACCTTAGTTTCAATTTTAATACTTCTATTCACAGGGCAGTTGCTGATGTTGGCTTTTGTTCTCTTCCTTTCCATGTATAAGCATCCAGGACCTTTGGATGATGTTTCAAAGCTTTCGACTTCAAGAAAACTGGTTGCTGTCTCGTTGATTGCGATATTTGCGCTCTGCCTGTTCATTTTCTAGAATAAAAGTGATTCTTAGGGTATGGCTACAAACACTTTCTTGTTGTCTAGCCTGTATTCATTCCATTCTGCTTCAAGTTTACTTCTGGCTCTCTGTAGATGCACCCTTTTCGTGCGAACCAGCTCTGCCATGGTTTTCAAGTGGGGTCTTAACAGTTTTGTGCTTTCAGCATCTAGTTCTGCTAGGTAAACCGCTTCTAAGACTTCTGTGGGCATAAACCCTAATTCTCTACGCAGTGCTTGAACACGTCGAGCCAGGTCACGCATCAAACCTTCTCCCAGTAACGCTTCGTCTCGGCGTGTATCGACTAATGTATGCATGTTGTTTTCTGAGGCTAAACTTCCGTTCTTACGCATTTCAAGGCTCATTTCTGCCAGCGTGTCGACATAATCGACAGCTTTTACGTTTGCAAGTTCAAGAAACAAGTCTTCAAGCTCTTTCACAGCATTTTGTGCGTTCTTCGATCCTGCCAACACCACTTTCTTCAGCGGCCATCGGCGCTTCAGTTTAACTTTCTGCCGTGCAGAGTATGTTAGGGAGACGTATTTGAGAAGTACGTCAAAGTTACGTTCCAGCTCCAAGTCTGCCAGTTTTTCATTTAGCGTTGGCCATTCCTCGAAGTTTACCGATTCCAGCAATGTTTTGTCTAGCTTTTTGTGAACCTGCTGGTACATGGCTTCGCATAGGAACGGCGTGATTGGGTTAAAGAGTAAATTCAAGGTTTTAAGTGTCTGCCAGAGAGTAGCGTATACTGTGAGCCTGCGGTTTCTGGTTTCTTGATCGTCGCTCCAAAGTTCATGTCTTACCATAGGAACATATTGGCGGCTTAGAAAATTAACAACAAACTCTTCCAAATCCGAGAGAGCAAAGTTGAATTCACAACTTTCAAACTTCTCAGTTACACGCTTTACGGTGCTTTGCAGTTTTGAAAGCAACCAACTGTCTGGTAGTTTTAAGGTATTGTTTACCTTTGCCCATTCTAATGTATGCTTTAGCGGGTCGAAACTGTCGTATTCCGCGTTTTGCATGAAGAAACGATATAGGTGGTAGAGGGTGCTGAGAACTTGATAAGGCCGCTTGCTAAGTTCTTTCACGTCGAAATTCATCGAGTCGATTGGTGAACATTTCCAAAGCATGTAGAAACGGAAGAGGTCAGCTGAGTATTTGCCAAGCACATCGTTGGCGTCGATGACGTTGCCGAGACTCTTACTCATTTTGCGTCCTTTCTCGTCTAAAGCGTGACCATAAAACAGAAATGCCTTATAGGGCGATTCTGCCTTTTCAGCCAATATAACATGCTCAAGCAACAACGTGTTTGCCCATCCACGTGTCTGATCTATGGCTTCCACAAGAAAGTCAGTCGGCACGTAACGTTCAAACTCTTCGTCAGTAAACCTTGCATAGGGCGCAGCGCCACTATTATGCCAAGTGTCCAGCACGAAAGGTTCACGGTGCATTTTGCCTCCGCACTTTTCGCATTTAAACACGATACGGTCTATCCATGGCTTGTGAAGCTCAAAATGACCTTTAGGACGCCCTAGAGCTTTCTCGAACAGCTCTTTTTTGCTCGACACTAGGACTTTGTGCTCGCATTGTGTACACTTCCAAACTGGTAGGGGAGTTCCCCAAACTCTTTCCCTTGAGAAGCACCATGGTTTACTTTCTCGGAGAAACGCCAAGAAGCGGTTTTTCGGGGGTCCATAATAATATCTGGCTTTCTCTGCAGCTCTAACTATTCTGTCATTTATTTTGTTTGTCCAAAGGTAGTACTCTCTTCTGGCAAACCACACGAGTTTGTGATGCGAACGCCAGCAAGTTGGATATTCATGGCGTATTCGCTTTACCGACACCAGTAAGTTCTTTTTTTGCAGCTTCTCTACAACCACATCATCTGCGTCTCTTGCAAACAAACCAGCGAACACACCTGCATCCTTAGTAAAGTTAACTTCGTCGTCAAAGGGAGCGAAGACGGGAACTTTGCGTTTCTGCGCAACAACGAAGTCCTCCTCACCGTTTCCGGGCGCCAGATGAACGACGCCTGTAGCAGCCGTTACATCCACAAAGTCTTCACAAACAACCATGTGCACAAAGGGGTGTTTATCAAGTTCTCGCTGTTTCGGAACAACGTCCAAAAATGGATACTCGTACTTCATTCCCTCCAACTCTTTACCCAAAACAGCGTCTATAACTGTATAATCTTGGATTTCAAGTTCTTGCATCGTAGGTTCTACACGCTGACTCACCATTATCCAAGTTTCGTCTTTCACCTTGACTTTGACGTATTCTGCATCTGGATGTACTGCTAACATCAAATCTGTAACTAACGTAAAGGGCATTGTGGTCCAGACGAGGAAATACTCGTTTTTTGTCTTTGCGACTCTGAACTTAAAGTAAAGCGAGGGGTCTTCAACCTCTTCGTAGCCCATGCCTACTTCAGCGTTGCTTAGCGAGGTTTGACAATGGGGACAGTAAGCCACAACGTAGTAGCCTTCGCCAAGTAATCCTTGCTCCCAAGCACGTTTGAGGTAATTCCATTCGCGCTCTATATACTCGTCTAAGTACGTCCAGTAGGCTTTTGTGTCGTTTATGAACACACCTGCTTTAACATCAGCGCCGTGCCAAGCATCATAATACTTCATTATAGCCTTCTTACACTCGGCTACGAATCGTTCTTCTCCCACCCGCTCCAGCAAATCTTTTTTGTTCTTTACACCTAATTGGCGTTCTACTTCCAACTCAACTGGCAACCCTTGGCAGTCCCAACCCGTCCAGAAAGGAACGTAAAAACCTTGCATTGACTTCCAGCGATAACGTAAATCCTTCATCACTCGCCCGCGAACGTGACCTACATGAGGGTATCCGTTTAGTGTCGGAGGGCCTTCCACATAACCCAAAAAGCCTTTATTCTTTTTCAGTCTCAGCTGTTCTAGTTTCTCTGCTGTATGGCTTTTTTCCCAGAATTCGCGGATTTTTTGTTCAAGTTCAAGCGGGCGATAGCCCATGGTGAGCCAGCGTTTAGAATCAGCTTCGAATTTGACGGTCACCTTTCATTAACACATCCCGCCAAACACAGAAAACACCATACCAGCATATAACTTTTTTGAATCACTCTTTCAGAAAAGATGCCTATCAGTCAGCTTCGGCTTGCCTCCGACCCCGCTGATAATCACATCTGAAAACCCCAGTTCAACAAGCCTGTCAGCAACAGCAGAGATGTGCCTTTGAAACGTGTTAACAAAGACTGATGGCCCAGTATCGATGGAATACCAGCATTCTACGCCACTGTTTCGCAGCTTGTTCACTTCACGTATTAATCGAATTGTATCTGGCTCCCATAAAACCAAGTGTGATTTACCAGTCATAGTAATCGCATGAAGATTAAGCGTGTCTTCCTCGGCAATCCGACCAATTGTGGCAGTGTCACCCTTCATTATGGCTGATTTCATCGTCTCTATCAAACGGTCTATGTTTACGAGCCTTGCCTGGAAGAGTGGGGAGCTAACTACCTCAGCGTGGGCTTCGTCTGTCTTCATCTTGGAATGAATGGGTACGATGATCATCGAGAAGCTTGGGTTGTCTGGCGAGGATAGTTGTTCAGCGTAAGAGTGCCCATTCTTGTCTGCGTACCATAACGCGAAGCCTCCTGCAAGACTTCTTGTGGCTGAACCGGCACCCAATCTTACAATTTCTGAAAGTGAGACGTAATCGAGGTCCAGACTTAATGCTTTACTTGCTGCTGCTCCAAGAGCTGCAAACCCAGACGCTGAAAAGCCTAAACCTTTCCCAGTCTTGATACTGTTTCGGGAAACTATCTTAAAAAACCCTAGATATTCTGCCAACTTTTTCAACTTGTCTAAAACGATTCCAACTCTTTTCTTATCTTGGCCAGTCACCCATTTTTCATTAATCACAATGATGTTTCCCTTAAGAGAGCTGTTGACTTCTACTGTTGTTATGGTGTATAAAGCGTCGATGCACACTGAAATGCTGTCGTGAAAGGGAATTCGTTGCTTAGGATTCTTTAAGCCATGATATTTAACCAGTCCTTGAATGGGGTGGGCGATTGCTGTTGCTCTCATAAGCCAAACCTTTGCTATAAGCCTTAAACTGGTATTTTCCTGCCGTTAAAATCTCTTTTGAAGCGCCCAAACTCGTCTTTAACTTCCTGAAGTTGTTTGTTCGTAAAGACGGGGCCGTCAACGCATACTCGATATTTGCCAATGGTGCAGCTGCCGCACAAGCCTATAGCACAACGCATAAGCCTCTCCATACTTTCCTGTAACGGTGTTTCATGTTTCTCGGCTAACATGAAAATCTTGAAAAGCATCAGCTCCTTTCCACAGGCATAAATCATATCAAACTTCTTCTCAGCCAAGGTCTTTTCAGCCAACTCGGTTACAACACCTTTATAGCCGTGACTTCCATCCTCGGTTGAGGCAATTATTCTGGCTTCTGTTTTTGAAAGCATGCTGTCTATCTTAGACAAGAAAATCAACTCTTCTTTTGTTTTTGCTCCTAATAGAAAAGTCATTCCAGTCTTCGATTTAACTAATTTCTCTGCAAGAAAAATCAACGGTGCAATTCCAGTCCCGCCACCCACAAGGAGAACATTACCCTTAACAAGTTTGAAACTGTTACCGAAAGGACCTCGAACGCCAACAATATCCCCTTTCTCTTTTCGGTGTAAAAGCATTGTAGCTTCACCAATGTCGGCCACTGTCATCGATGCCAAACCGTTGGGATGGGTTGAAGAAATACTCATGGGGATTTCGTCAAAGCTTGGAAGCCAAACCATAATAAACTGGCCTGGCTTGCCTTGAGAGCAGAGTTTGTCATTGAAGAAGAACGTTTTAACCATTGGGCTTTCTTTAACTATTTTCTTGATTCTAACTGTTCTTAGAAAATTAGTTTCGGTGAGACAGGCCGACAATTTCTTTCACGCTTCCAAACTTTTTCTTTTTCAAGAAGGCTTCAATTCCATAAGTTACTTGCTTAAACACGCTTAATCCCTTTGTGGCTATTGCAGTTCCTATTTGAACTGCAGAGGCACCTGCTTGCATGAATTCTACGGCGTCTTTCCACGTATCTATCCCCCCACACCCGATAATCGGAATTTTCACGACATCGTAAATTTCATATACACATCTTACTGCTATAGGCTTTATTGCAGAGCCAGACAAGCCGCCCATCTTGTTTCCGAGGATTGGTTTAGCTGTCTCTATGTCTATGACCATGGCTTTTACTGTGTTTATGGCGGTTATGGCGTCGGCTCCCGCTTTTTCTGCGGCTTTAGCTAATTCTGCAATGTTAGCAACGTTTGGTGTCAATTTGACGAAAACTGGTTTTTCAACGCTTCTCTTAACCTCTCTCACAACTTCTTCAACTAGTTTCGGGTCTTGTCCAATTTCAGCTCCAGTCCTCTCAGCGTGAGGACATGAGACATTTAGCTCCAGCCCCTCTGCGCCCGTTTTCAAGGCTTTTTTCGCTGTCATTGTGAATTCCTGTGGCGAATAGGCGTAGATGCTCACAATCATCGGAACTTTAATTCCTTTTATATGTTGCATCTCTTGAGCAAAATGCTCAATGCCGGGGTTGGGGAGACCCATGGCATTAACTAGTCCTCCTTCAACTTGAGCTACTGTAGGGTTTGTGTAGCCGCTGCGAGGCTTCAAGCCTAGAGATTTTGTGACGACTGCGCCGGCGCCTGCCTCTGCTACCCGTTTCAGCGTCAACCTTGACATGCCTAATATTCCAGCTGCAAGCATCGTTGGGTTAGCTAGCTTCAAACGCGCAATTTCTACCAGTAAACGATTAGTCATGTGGAATACTCCATTTTCAGTAAAGGTTATTCACTAGCAGAGATAAAGTTTAGGAAAGGCTTTGATTGATGGCATCTATGGTGAGGATAAAAGCATGAAGGCAACTATTATAGTATCTTTAATAGGCGTTTTAGGTTTCGGCGAAGACGTTCAACTGGTTGATAAAATCTTGTTTAGGAAAGACTCCAAGCTCATAGCCGAAAAACTAAACTTGATTGATGCTGGAAAAGCAATTGACGAAGTAACTTCCTTAGTTCAGCGACTTAAGAAAAAAGGCTTTACTGCTTTTGTTTTTGAGAATGCTATAATTGCAAGAACTGTAGAGGAAAAACTGAAAGTGGAAGTTAGTGTTGCTCACCCCTCTTTACAAGGTGAAATTTTACGCAAAAACATGGAGAAATTCGCCATAGAAGTTGGATTTGTTAAGCAACCACAAAAACTGCGAAAGCTGACTCGTGAAGTTTCTGTAGAACTTACTCGATTAAGAGTGAAAAAGGCAGGAGAAAAAAGAGACTTGATGGTTGCTCAAGCCATACTAAGCATTGACGACTTGGATAAAACTACTAATTTGTTCATGGGTCGAATACGGGAATGGTATGGCCTGCATTTCCCTGAACTCGACCGCATGATAGAAAAACATGAAACCTATGCAAGACTCGTCTTAAGCCTTGGAAAACGACTGAACTTCATTGTAGAAAATCTGAATAGAGAAGGCTTACCTGCAAACAAGGCTGTGCAAATTGCAGAAGCTGTAGAAAACTCCATGGGAGCAGAACTAGCCGACATAGATATTGAACGGATACAAAGTCTCTGCAAACAAACATTAGAACTCTACAGCTTGCGACAAGCTCTGCAAAGCTATGCAGATTCAACAGTGGAAGAGGTGGCGCCCAATGTCCAAGCCCTAGTAGGCTCTCTGCTAGCGGCTCGTCTTATAGCATTAGCTGGAGGAATAACTAACCTTGCAAAAATGCCTGCAAGCACAATCCAAGTTCTAGGTGCAGAAAAAGCCCTCTTCAGAGCCTTGAAAACGGGAACGCGACCGCCAAAACACGGGATCATATTTCAAGACGCCCTAATCCATGACGCAAAAAAATGGCAAAGAGGAAAAATGTCAAGAGCATTAGCGGGAAAACTAGCCATAGCAGCCAGAACCGACGCCTTCAGCAACAGATACATCGGCGACTCCCTGAAAGCAGCCTTGGAAAAACGAGTTGTTGAGATCAAAGAGAAATACCAAAAACCACCATCACCCAAAGAACGTAAAAAGAAAAATAAGTTTCAACCCCTCCATAAAAGGAGAAAGAAACGTGGCCGCAGACGTTAAACCACACTCAAAATTCTCTGGAATCTACTGGATCACATTAGAAGACGGCACACGGAGATTGGCTACTGAAAATTTGATTCCAAGAAGGAACGTCTATGGCGAACGTTTAATCTCCTTCAAAGGCATCGAATATAGGCTCTGGGATCCTTTCCGTAGTAAACTTGCAGCAGCTATCTTGAAAGGATTAACAACAGTGCCCATACAACAAGATAATAAGGTTTTGTATCTAGGAGCAGCCTCAGGAACGACAGCCAGCCACGTTTCAGACATGGTGGGAGAAAAAGGGCATGTCTACTGTGTGGAATTTGCGGCACGTGCCATGCGCGAATTAATAAACAACGTATGCGCTTTTCGCTCCAACATGACACCGATACTGGAAGACGCAAGAATGCCGGAGAAATATGCGATGTTTGTAGAGAAAGTGGACGACATTTATTGCGACATAGCGCAGCCCGAACAAGCAAAAGTTTTGGCTGACAACGCAGAGCTTTTCTTAAAGGAGAACGGATGGACCATGCTGGCGGTTAAGTCACAAAGCATCGACGTCACCAAAAAACCAGTCGAAGTGTACAGGCAAGAAGTAAATATACTGAAAAGCCGTGGTTTCGCTATAAAGGAATTTGTACAACTTGAACCATACGAAAAAGCACATGCGATGATTGTATCAAAAATCTAAACTGCAAACCCCATCCGTATCTGATTCTAACATTTGAATTTACAAGTATGTTTATATTCAACCTTTACGTATTGATTTGTGACGTCGGGGGAGGAGATGGACAGGGTGGAAATTCTGGACAACGCTGAATCCCTTTTCGAAAGAGCAGGCTTCTACCTCTCGCAAAGATGTTGTGTACGACCGAGCTGTTTTGACTTTGTAGCGCGAAAAGAAAAACAACTTGCCTTCGTCAAAGTCCACCCTAATATTGGGAATGTGTATGCAAAAGACGCAGATGGACTCATGACTATGGCTAGGTTTTTCTCTGGAGCGTCACTTTTCGTTTGCAAAAAAACTCGAAGCAAACCGTTAGAAAACGATACAGTATATTCAAGATATAATGTGGGTGCAGTTACTATTAAAACTCTCGAAGATGCTCTTCTCAAAGGAGTAGGACCGCTGATTGAAGCGGGTCCGGGAGGATACTATGCAAGACTGGATGGGACAGCAATTAGAAAGAAGAGGCTGAAGAAGGGGCTGTCTATAGGTAAAATGGCGGAGATTATGGGCGTTTCACGGAGAACGCTTTATGGTTATGAACGAGAAATGACAAAAGCTTCTGTTTCAACGGCTTATAAGCTTGAGTGGGTCTTGGGCATGCCTGTTGTGAAGTCCATTGACATTTTTCAATATCCAGAAAAAACTGAAGGCTTTTTTGCCGCTGCAAAACGCATAATTAGTGAAAGCCGCTTTCTTCAGTTTGTCATTAGGAAGCTGCTTCGGTTTAACTTTACAGTTTTTCAAATAGGGCGGGCTCCTTTTGATTTTGTTGCAAAAACTCCGGAAAACGACATTAGTCTTTTAGGGTCAATTGTCTACGAGAAAGAGCAGAATTTCGAGGTTAGAACTGAAGAGATTGCGAGTATTAGCAAAATGGTAGAGGCACAGCCTATATTTATTACGGGCAGTAAAAAAGTTTCCGCTGACAATGTTCCTCTCATTCACCGTGAAGATTTTGAAAAAATTAAGACCCCTGAAGATTTGATGGCTAAGCTTTAATCATGTTTTATGTAGCTGGGTTTGTTTCATTTTTGCGTCTGTTTTAGCAGTTTTTGCGGGCTTCCAAGAGCGACGTACAAAATCTGGGTATGCACCATATTTTTTCACTAAAGTTTCAAGGAAAGCCATGGTTT is part of the Candidatus Bathyarchaeota archaeon genome and encodes:
- a CDS encoding MBL fold metallo-hydrolase — translated: MNLKMLTVGSLFTNCYVAWCSKTREAIVIDPGFNRQSEAGKVLDVLKENVLEVKFIVDTHGHPDHTCGNGIVKSVTGAPILIHKLDADMLGKGGKELTALFGFHVSSPAADGFLDDGDVVRFGEVVLRVLHTPGHSFGSISLVGEDCVFTGDTLFAGSIGRVDLPGGSGKEIMRSLREKLAVLPDRLVVYPGHGFESTIGEEKRSNPFLQKGFDVSLLG
- a CDS encoding site-2 protease family protein, which encodes MSKPPSPSPEPPTDSTLVYQFDQVQPLVSAEFDVEEALIDHGVPTFYLRLKPDSKQAFTRLVRSLTNIGFTLVLREKNGRNVLKVAPKPKTKPSRPIINVVLLLLTIVTVFTTGYVLSLDLVEYGLDPWMGAASFTLALLGILGVHEMSHKFAANHHDMEATMPYFIPGPPPIPGFLLGIGTFGAVIVQKETAPNKDALFDIGASGPIAGFIVTVFVSAIGLAMSPIELLTEPLPGGLPISPLFLLLMNVIVKSPGPGNYVVYLHPVAFAGWIGMFITLLNLLPTGMLDGGHTLRSIINNDFARTIFTLVSILILLFTGQLLMLAFVLFLSMYKHPGPLDDVSKLSTSRKLVAVSLIAIFALCLFIF
- the ileS gene encoding isoleucine--tRNA ligase — translated: MTVKFEADSKRWLTMGYRPLELEQKIREFWEKSHTAEKLEQLRLKKNKGFLGYVEGPPTLNGYPHVGHVRGRVMKDLRYRWKSMQGFYVPFWTGWDCQGLPVELEVERQLGVKNKKDLLERVGEERFVAECKKAIMKYYDAWHGADVKAGVFINDTKAYWTYLDEYIEREWNYLKRAWEQGLLGEGYYVVAYCPHCQTSLSNAEVGMGYEEVEDPSLYFKFRVAKTKNEYFLVWTTMPFTLVTDLMLAVHPDAEYVKVKVKDETWIMVSQRVEPTMQELEIQDYTVIDAVLGKELEGMKYEYPFLDVVPKQRELDKHPFVHMVVCEDFVDVTAATGVVHLAPGNGEEDFVVAQKRKVPVFAPFDDEVNFTKDAGVFAGLFARDADDVVVEKLQKKNLLVSVKRIRHEYPTCWRSHHKLVWFARREYYLWTNKINDRIVRAAEKARYYYGPPKNRFLAFLRESKPWCFSRERVWGTPLPVWKCTQCEHKVLVSSKKELFEKALGRPKGHFELHKPWIDRIVFKCEKCGGKMHREPFVLDTWHNSGAAPYARFTDEEFERYVPTDFLVEAIDQTRGWANTLLLEHVILAEKAESPYKAFLFYGHALDEKGRKMSKSLGNVIDANDVLGKYSADLFRFYMLWKCSPIDSMNFDVKELSKRPYQVLSTLYHLYRFFMQNAEYDSFDPLKHTLEWAKVNNTLKLPDSWLLSKLQSTVKRVTEKFESCEFNFALSDLEEFVVNFLSRQYVPMVRHELWSDDQETRNRRLTVYATLWQTLKTLNLLFNPITPFLCEAMYQQVHKKLDKTLLESVNFEEWPTLNEKLADLELERNFDVLLKYVSLTYSARQKVKLKRRWPLKKVVLAGSKNAQNAVKELEDLFLELANVKAVDYVDTLAEMSLEMRKNGSLASENNMHTLVDTRRDEALLGEGLMRDLARRVQALRRELGFMPTEVLEAVYLAELDAESTKLLRPHLKTMAELVRTKRVHLQRARSKLEAEWNEYRLDNKKVFVAIP
- the mvaD gene encoding diphosphomevalonate decarboxylase, which codes for MRATAIAHPIQGLVKYHGLKNPKQRIPFHDSISVCIDALYTITTVEVNSSLKGNIIVINEKWVTGQDKKRVGIVLDKLKKLAEYLGFFKIVSRNSIKTGKGLGFSASGFAALGAAASKALSLDLDYVSLSEIVRLGAGSATRSLAGGFALWYADKNGHSYAEQLSSPDNPSFSMIIVPIHSKMKTDEAHAEVVSSPLFQARLVNIDRLIETMKSAIMKGDTATIGRIAEEDTLNLHAITMTGKSHLVLWEPDTIRLIREVNKLRNSGVECWYSIDTGPSVFVNTFQRHISAVADRLVELGFSDVIISGVGGKPKLTDRHLF
- a CDS encoding dihydroorotate dehydrogenase electron transfer subunit: MSACLTETNFLRTVRIKKIVKESPMVKTFFFNDKLCSQGKPGQFIMVWLPSFDEIPMSISSTHPNGLASMTVADIGEATMLLHRKEKGDIVGVRGPFGNSFKLVKGNVLLVGGGTGIAPLIFLAEKLVKSKTGMTFLLGAKTKEELIFLSKIDSMLSKTEARIIASTEDGSHGYKGVVTELAEKTLAEKKFDMIYACGKELMLFKIFMLAEKHETPLQESMERLMRCAIGLCGSCTIGKYRVCVDGPVFTNKQLQEVKDEFGRFKRDFNGRKIPV
- a CDS encoding dihydroorotate dehydrogenase, whose product is MTNRLLVEIARLKLANPTMLAAGILGMSRLTLKRVAEAGAGAVVTKSLGLKPRSGYTNPTVAQVEGGLVNAMGLPNPGIEHFAQEMQHIKGIKVPMIVSIYAYSPQEFTMTAKKALKTGAEGLELNVSCPHAERTGAEIGQDPKLVEEVVREVKRSVEKPVFVKLTPNVANIAELAKAAEKAGADAITAINTVKAMVIDIETAKPILGNKMGGLSGSAIKPIAVRCVYEIYDVVKIPIIGCGGIDTWKDAVEFMQAGASAVQIGTAIATKGLSVFKQVTYGIEAFLKKKKFGSVKEIVGLSHRN
- a CDS encoding C/D box methylation guide ribonucleoprotein complex aNOP56 subunit (functions along with aFIB and aL7a; guides 2'-O-methylation of ribose to specific sites in RNAs) translates to MIDGIYGEDKSMKATIIVSLIGVLGFGEDVQLVDKILFRKDSKLIAEKLNLIDAGKAIDEVTSLVQRLKKKGFTAFVFENAIIARTVEEKLKVEVSVAHPSLQGEILRKNMEKFAIEVGFVKQPQKLRKLTREVSVELTRLRVKKAGEKRDLMVAQAILSIDDLDKTTNLFMGRIREWYGLHFPELDRMIEKHETYARLVLSLGKRLNFIVENLNREGLPANKAVQIAEAVENSMGAELADIDIERIQSLCKQTLELYSLRQALQSYADSTVEEVAPNVQALVGSLLAARLIALAGGITNLAKMPASTIQVLGAEKALFRALKTGTRPPKHGIIFQDALIHDAKKWQRGKMSRALAGKLAIAARTDAFSNRYIGDSLKAALEKRVVEIKEKYQKPPSPKERKKKNKFQPLHKRRKKRGRRR
- a CDS encoding fibrillarin-like rRNA/tRNA 2'-O-methyltransferase, with the protein product MAADVKPHSKFSGIYWITLEDGTRRLATENLIPRRNVYGERLISFKGIEYRLWDPFRSKLAAAILKGLTTVPIQQDNKVLYLGAASGTTASHVSDMVGEKGHVYCVEFAARAMRELINNVCAFRSNMTPILEDARMPEKYAMFVEKVDDIYCDIAQPEQAKVLADNAELFLKENGWTMLAVKSQSIDVTKKPVEVYRQEVNILKSRGFAIKEFVQLEPYEKAHAMIVSKI
- a CDS encoding helix-turn-helix domain-containing protein — protein: MEILDNAESLFERAGFYLSQRCCVRPSCFDFVARKEKQLAFVKVHPNIGNVYAKDADGLMTMARFFSGASLFVCKKTRSKPLENDTVYSRYNVGAVTIKTLEDALLKGVGPLIEAGPGGYYARLDGTAIRKKRLKKGLSIGKMAEIMGVSRRTLYGYEREMTKASVSTAYKLEWVLGMPVVKSIDIFQYPEKTEGFFAAAKRIISESRFLQFVIRKLLRFNFTVFQIGRAPFDFVAKTPENDISLLGSIVYEKEQNFEVRTEEIASISKMVEAQPIFITGSKKVSADNVPLIHREDFEKIKTPEDLMAKL